The Rutidosis leptorrhynchoides isolate AG116_Rl617_1_P2 unplaced genomic scaffold, CSIRO_AGI_Rlap_v1 contig29, whole genome shotgun sequence DNA window ATATGGGGACCTTACAAAGTTCCTACTCATCAAGGGCACAAATTTTTTCTCACTATAGTTGATGACTATAGTAGATACACATGGACATTCCTAATGCATTCTAAGCTAGATATTTTCAAATGTCTCAAGAATTTCATTTTGTTTGCCACTAATCAGTTTAGTACTACTGTTAAGGCAATCAGATCAGATAATGGAGGTGAATTTTTAAGTAGTCAATGTCAGGATTTTTTTATGTCTCTTGGCATTCATCATCAGCTTACATGTCCATATAACCCACAACAAAATGGTGTGGTTGAGAGGAAACACAAGCATATCCTGGAGGTGGCTAGAGCTTTGAAGTTTCAGGCTTCAATCCCTAGTCAATTATGGGGTTTATGTGTTCAGGCAGCAGTATACTTGATAAACAGGTATCCATCTTCAGTTTTACAGAATCAGGTTCCATTTGCCTTACTCTACAAGCAACAGCCAGACATCACAGAATTGAAGATTTTTGGTTGTCTAGCTTATGCTAAGGTTCCATTGCTAACAGATAAATTGCCTCCAGATCTTATTTGTGTGCTTTCATGGGCTATCCTCCTAATCAGAAAGGATATATACTCTACAACCTAGAGACTAAACAGTTTCTGGTGATTAGGGATGTTACCTTTCATGAGGAGATTTTCCCTTTCTCTGTCAGGGATTCTGTTTCAGCAACATCATCATCACAGAATTCTATGCAGCCTTTTCTTCTTGATGTCTTTCCTGCAATGTCACCATCTTCAATACAACAACATTCTCCACAGTCTTTTGATTCACAGCTAATGGTGGATAAGGACACCGATGAGCTCCCTTATGAAGGTGATGCCCAGTCACTTCCCTGGGAAGGTGCTGATGAGCTCCCTTCATAGGGTGATGCCCAGCCAGCAGGTCCTGTACAGCCTGTTGGGGCTTTGAGCCAGCCTTGTTCACTTCCTGATACATTACAACTCAAGAAATCAGCTAGACATAGAAAACAATCAATCTGGTTGAAAGATTATACAACATTATGCACTTATCCCATTCAACATCATTTATCTTATTCTAGGATCAACCCTCACTATCAGTCATTCATTATCAAAATGGATGAAATTCAGGAGCCTACTCACTATGAAGATGCAATCAAAGATCCTAGATGGGTTGAGGCTATCAATACTGAATTGCAAGCTTTGCAAAATAATAATACATGGTCAGTTGTCTCTCTGCCTAAATCCAAGAAACCAATCGGATGCAAGTTGGTTTTCAAGGTTAAATATCATGCCAATGGAGATATTGAGAGATTCAAAGCTAGATTAGTAGCTAAAGGGTTTAAACAGAAGTATGGTGTTGATTACAAGGAGACTTTCTCTcctgtagtcaaacatttcacagtTAGGACTGTGATTTCCCTAGCTGCAACTCATTCCTGGCCAATCTATCACATGGATGTTTACAATGCATTCTTGCATGGTGATTTAGAAGAAGAGGTCTATATGACTATTCGACAAGGTTTGCTCAATTCAGGAGGGGAGAAGCAGTTAGTTTGTAAATTGAGCAAATCCTTATATGGCCTTAAACAAGCATCTAGGTAATGGAACCATAAGATCACAGCAGCATTGGTTGATTCAGGATACAGGCAAAGCAAACATGATTACTCTCTTTTCACTAAGAATCAAGGATAAAACAAGGTGATTCTACTGATATATGTAGATGATTTGTTGATCATAGGGAATAATGCAAGAATGATAGATGAGCTAAAGCAGACATTACATGATCATTTCAAGTTAAAGGACCTTGGTGACTTAAAATACTTTCTTGGAATGGAAATCAGTAGATCGGATTCAGGGATAGTAATGAATCAAAGAAAGTATGCCTTGGAACTTATCAATGATACAGGACTAAGTGCAGTTAGACCGGTATCTACCCCATTTGAGCAGAATTCAAAACTAACAACCAAGGAATATGATGATTTAATTGAGAAACAGTCAGATGGAAGAATCAGAACAATAGATCAGTTATTAGATGATCCTGGCAAATATAAGAGATTGGTTGGAAGACTTCTATACTTGACCATTACAAGACCTGACATTGCATATTCGGTCAATCATAtaagtcaattcatgcatcaacctaAAGAATCACATTTTCAGGCAGCATTAAGAATCGTCAAATATGTCAAAAGGAACCCAGGAAAGGGTTTGTTTATGCAAAAGGAGAACTCACTTGAAATAAGAGCATACTGCGATTCAGATTGGGCATCTTGTATACTCAGCCAGCGGTCTATCACTGGATATTGTATAAAATTGGGCGAATCAATCATTTCCTGGAAATCAAGAAAATAGAAAACAATTTCAAGATCATCGACAGAAGCAGAGTACAGAGCAATGGCAGACACGATTTGTGAACTCACCTGGATTCAAGGAATGATTGAAGAACTTGGGATAACAATCAGCAAACCGATTGAATTGTTCTGTGACAATCAAGCAGCCCTACATATTGCTGCAAACCCAGTATATCACGAAAGAACGAAACATATAGAAATAGATTGTCACTTAATCAGAGAACAGATTCAAGCTGGATTAATCAATACAAATCACATTCGAAGTGAAGAGCAACCTGCTGATATATTTACAAAGGGTTGGGAATAAATCAACATAAACACTTAGTAGAGAAAATAGGAATGAAAGACATTTTTGAACCTGCAAATTGAGGAGGGGTGTTGGAAGATACAATTTGCAGGTTACCGTTGGAGGCTTGTGTTTGAAGAAGCAGCAGAATGAAACGGAGCGTTTTTGATCAAGCAATGTTGTGCGTTTTGATGAAGAAAAGCTGTAGCAATTAACTGGGCTGAAAACAGCAAATTGAGCCGAAGCCCACATGGAGCCCAATTCAATAAACGGCCTGTTAGTTAGGAAACAGTTGTTTTGGCGGGAAAATTTTCTCAGTCAGTTAGAGTAGTTATAAAGCTGTTAGAATAGTCAGCTAATTAATCTATAAATACATTTGTACAGAAACAAGATTCAATTAATGGAAATAAGTTTTCCCAAATAATTTTCGTTTAACAGTTCTTGAGATAAGGAAGTCGAGTCCAGCTCAGAGTGGTTATTATGATCGGCCGTCGAAGGCGGTTCATCGGTTAGATGATTCGCCTCTGAGGCTGAGAGGTTAGGCGTGCAGCTACGATCAGCCGTTGAAGTTGTTTCATTGGTTAGATAATTCATGTCTGTGCCCAATTTGggggttttctggaaaaatgacatCAGAGAAAGTTGGGATGACTGGTTCTTTCGGTTTCTTTTCTTGTTCGTGTTAACAGGACCACTTCCTGATGCACCAGAACTTAAACCTGAAACCTCCAAGGAAACAACTGGTTTTGCAACTTGGCTTTTCATTAGCATATGCACTGCACAAGATCAAAAGCCTGGATCAGTAAAAGGAAAAAAACCACATTTTGTAAACATGATCAGAGAGTTGCGTAGAATAATTTGTACGACTCATAACAAAGCAAACCAATCAAGTTCATCTAAGGAAAAATGAAAGAGCAAGGCACAAAACTTGTTGAAAACAAACTACTTATTGCTTTTGGAATATTAAACTTTTATAAGTAGGAATATCTGGTTTCAAAACTAAATTTCAAATAGAACAATTGAGCCATAGACCAAGAGTTTGCTGACCACGAACTCCGGGAAGATATCTAGAAGAAAGAGATGGAGTGCTATGTGGCTTGATTTCTGGGAAGTCTTCTGATAACAAAAAAACAGGGGCATGGTCCGAACCTTCCAGTTTGATGCTCAATCCTCCTTTCCACCTGAATATAGAATATAAGATGGAATTCCATCATCATCGTTCATAAGTGTTTGTAAATGAGGAGCTTGACATAGGGCTATAATGTATTAATGTTTACCTAGGGGTATAAAGACAATATAAATTGTACATTGCCATGTTTTATTTCAGCACTCTTCATAATCATACATATAGAAAAAATTGCAATGagaataaatacatacatatagtcGTTCCTAAATTCTGGCATGCATACACACACTGTTTTTCATAGAATTGTTTTCTTATTGATAATCAGTTTTTGAAGGACACTGACGTGGCTCAATCCACTTTGAAGATTCTGTAATTTGTTGGATCTTGATATCTCCAAATGGGAGAGAACACATATCGCTTCCTTATGAATGATAAACTTCAGTAAGAGCATATGGTAATGAATAACTAGGTTTTGAGTTGAGGGAAACCTCCATCAGAACACACCATTACTCTACCATGAAATGTATCTTCACCTAATCGGAGCTTCTCTAAACTAGAGAGCTGCTCTAATGTAGGCATTGGATCCTCTCTAAGTTCAGACTCATGCAAAAATAAGCATGCTAGTTTTTCTCGGAACTCCGATGCTGATGGCAAGTTTGTCAATCTTCCATGAACCCGAATTCTGTTCCAAATTAGATGCAAATGTTTGGGTTTTTGCATAGATTAAGAAAATAAAAATGAAAGTAGTAATTTGATAAACATAGGTTTAGTAATATTAGCATGGGAATGATGTACGTACAATGCTAAAATGAGTTGAAAAAGTTGGTGGTGGATAAATGGGAAGACCATGTTTTTTCTACCCTAACTTGTCAAATTTGCATGTATTTTgcgataaaaaaatatttttagatTTGCATCTaatttgagacggagggagtataaatTTAGTGAAATAAATTTCAAACAATAATGCAAAGAGTTAGAATTGCTTCAAGATACAGGGATGCAATTGTAAAAATGCAAAAAGTTATAACATCAAAAAAAGAAATGCAAAGAGTTAGATTAATGCAATTTGCCTTTTGCTGGTAAAAAAGCTAAAGTCTTACAAAAGAATTTGATTTGATTAGAGGATTCCACATGCCCCACGCGCCTTTTGTCCACTTGTATACAACACCACACTCATGTCCATCGGCACATGCCTGTATTCATCAGAACGCGAATTGAGCGTTCATAACCTGGTCATATTCGTTGGGTGTTTGAACTCTCTGGTCCATAAGGACACTTCCCGAAGGTGATTTAGCACTCTTCCTCCTGCTGAGTTTTTGCTGTGCAGGACAGAGTTCAACCTTTCTATGAACGATGGCTCCACATCAACTAATTTCAACTTCATAAGATTAGTCAACTCCTTTAATTCTTCTACATCCAACCACTCTGCACTAATGTTCTCTGCTGTATGCAGATTACTCATACCATGCAAATGCAACCTATTAACTCCACCCACAAGGCTGTATACAGTGGGAAATTGTAAATTTCTCAAATGCTGCAACCGAAGCAAAGAGTATTGAGGATTTAATCGATTTCTTTGGCCGAATTGATTTTGGGTTAGGCGTCGTGTATTATAAGGATGTCGTTTGGCTGAGTCAGCAAAATAGACTAATGTTACTTGACATGTCACCTTAACTAACAGTGATTTCTCGGTAATGACTCTTGTGTTGGACGGAATGAAAGTATGTTCTTTCCATTTTATCCACCATCAATTTTTTCAACACATTTTAGCATTGTACATACATCATTCATATGCTAATGATTACTAAGATTATGTTTGtcaaattattattttcatcattgtttttttaatctataaaaaaaaatcaaatatttACATCTAATTTGAGACGGAGAGTACTAATATAAATTGTAAGTTGTCAGGTTTTATTTTAGCAAGTAGTACAACACACAATGGTCAAGAGCCAATAAAGGAAGAAGTAAAAATATAAATCATAAAAAAAAGGCAATGAAGACATTCCctcaaacgaaaaaaaaaaaatattgtataTAATAGACACACACTCTGTTTGTCTTGAATTGATTACTGCATCACAGTTTAGATCCAATTTTCCCTTCGAATTAGTTTTCCTTAATCCCATAGAATTGGATTCCCATCGAATTGGTTTTCATTAATTGCATAATGCTTCCTATCGATTATCAGTTTTTCAAGGGTACTGATGTGGCTCACCCTTGGAACTTTCTTCAATTCCAAGCATTCTGATATCTCCAGATGGGAGAGAACACACATCGCTCCCTTATGAATAGTAAACTCCTTCAATTTCTCGCATCTTAATATCTCCAAATGGGAGAGAACACACATCGCTCCCTTATGAATGGTTAACTCCCTTAGGTGTTGCTGCCTATGAATAATTAGGGTTTTGAGTTGAGGGAAACCTCCATCTGAACACACCATCTCTTCCCCTATAAATGTATCGTCATCTAAGCGGAGCTTCTCTAAACTAGGGAGCTGCTCCAATGTAGGCATCGGATCCTCTTCAAGATGAGACCACCACAGATATAAGCATGTTAATTTTGCTCGTAACTCGTGCGCTGCTGGCAACTTTGTCAATCTTCCTTCAACATGTAACTTTGTCAGAGCAGGAAGAAGTGGCGATGATACTATGCCACTTATGTTGATGTCGTCCCTACATGATAAGGACAATGTACTAAGGTGATTTAGCACTCCTCCTCCTCCTCTTGATGAGTTGTTGTGCAGGACAGAGTTCAACCTTTCTATGAACGATGAATCCACTTCAACTAATTGCAACTTCCTAAGATTAGTCAACTCTTTTAATTCTTCTACATCAAACCACTCTACACTAATGTACTTTATTGTATGCAGATTACTCATACCACGCAAATGCAACTTATTAACTCCACCCACGAGGCTGCAAAGAGAGGGAAATTCTAAATGCCTCAAACGCTTCATCTTCCATATCACATCAGATGCAAATGCAATATTTAACTTTTTTATAATTCTTCCACTCATACCCATTCCAAGTGTTAGCAAACAACTCAAATCACTAATGGATGATGGAATATGTATCTCTACCTCCCTCTCATCAATATAACTTGTTACAGTTAAGAATTTCAAGTGAATGAGACTCCCAATTGCCTCTGGCAATGTTATTGACCCATAAATTCTAGCGAGTTTTAGAACTCttagaaacttgtatttttggaccATGTCTCCCAATTGATCATTTGAAGCTAGGACACCATCGGGAGCCAATAGTAAGAAAGACCGGAGGTGAACCATGTTTTGTTTGTTCAAAACTTGAGCAATATTACCTGTGGTCACTGAAAGCCTGCGGATCGGTCGAGTGATGTCATCTTGAAAGCTATCAATATTATCTAAAAAGGATTCTTGTTTAGAGATTGATATAGACAAGTCTCGGATTAGATCATGAAGTCTGCAACTTTTGACCCTTCCCGTCCACGAGAGCTTTCCCACTTGAACCACACACCTATCTATCAACTGTCCCAAGTAAGCTTCAGCCACGTCTTCCATCGTCTCTTCTGTGTCCTGTCCACTCGGTATGAATCCCTCACCGATCCACAATTGCATCAACTCTCTAGCAGGAATGTCAAAATCTTCAGGGTAGTGGCTCAAATACTGGAAGCATGGTTTCAGATGGTATGGCAACTCATGGTAACTCAATTCTAGGATCTTGTGTACTGACAACTCTGTTCTTAAATATGACTCTAAGCTTTTGCTTATCTTTGTCCACTCAACCAATGTGTGCATTTTTGATAAAAGCCGTCCAATCACAACCAATGCTAAAGGTAAGCCTCCACACTTTCTCATTATTTCCTTTCCCAACTCAACTTTGCCTGCAAAACGAAATAGGCCTCAATTAGTAATTCATTATAGTTTCCAATCGAAGTTGTGAATTAGATTGAATAGCATGAAAGACCCTCAACGCAACATTGGTAGTCACGTAACTTCGTAGAAGGCATGTTTTTTGTGTTTACTTTTGATTTTGGCTTCGTTAGtttataatatcatttttaaaaagaagttgaaaaataaaataaaattatggaAAAGtgtgtatggtgtttggatttatTGTCTAAAAAACAACTTTTaaactttttttattattattttaaaaatataataaattaagtTATTTCAAATGACAATTATAGAATGCGTTAAAAAATTATTTTGCTGGACAACTTTTTTACTTTTCCCCGATCCAAGAGAAACATAAAACAAATTCAAACACACACTAATTAACAAGTTCCAAGATCTATCCAAGTAACTGAATTCCTTGGAAAAATATAAAACGATTTGTGGAGAAACATTCAAAAAGTAATACCTTTGTTATTTTCGGTGAGGAGTGATTTTGTTTTAAAAAGCTCCCAACTTTCCTCATCATTTAAACACTTAATGTCGTGGATGAAACCTCTTGGATCTGCATGAGAAGCCAGATCTCTATTGCGGGAAGTGACCAATATTTTACTGCTTCCATTTTGAAGTGGGAATGCTGGTCTTAGAACGTTCCATGCTTCATTTGTCCAAATATCATCGAGTACCACCAAGCATCTCTTCTTCTTTTGCACTTCATAAAGCTTCTCTACCATTTCTTCATCTGTCAACTCATTACTCCGAGTTGTTGAAAGTTGGGATAGAAGTTTTTTCAGGACTTCTCCGGCGCTGAATTGTTGTGAGATAAAGACCCAAGCGAAGGCATTAAAATGATTTCTCACCTCTTCAAGATGAAACACTTTCTTTGCCAGCGTCGTTTTTCCGATACCACCCATTCCGCAGATGGAGACAactcgactctctttcctttgatCCACCAGCTCAGCAGCCAGCGCTTTTGCATCTTCTTTTAATCCGATGACATATTCTTCACCGTGAGCATAAGTTTTTCTCCACAGTTGATCACCCCTACTTGTAGTACTAGAGCTTGAGCTTTCTGATCCAGTTATCGGCTGTATCCCCTGGTTGCGTAAGTTGTTGGCATGCATAGAGATCTTGCCTCGGATAGCTTGAATTTCGCAGACAACACCGTGAAGTTGTTTCCACTCTTTACAGATGCAAGCATACCTCTTGACCACTTTCATGAAGCCATTTCCCCTCCTGGATGCAATTTTAAGCACAAAAGATTCGATGACATCTTCAGCATCATAAGCAAGCTCTCTAATCTCAGAAAGCACAACACGGACGAGATCAGAGTCATGTTGCCTTTTATCTGCGTCACGCAAGTAACTTTGCAAAAGTATTAAGTCACGCTGCGTCTCCTCAACTTGGTCCTTGGCACCATATAGAAATTTTGCTTCGTCAGCAAGCAAGCTGCCAAGTGTAGAAATGACGGATGAGACAATAGACTCGGCCATTCTTGTGAAATGTGATTATTTTTTTCTACAAGGAAAATATATACAAGAATATTGGGTTTGGTTGGTTGGGAACGTAGTTAGTATGCAATTACTTAACTAATGCTATTTATAGTATTTCTTATGTCCCTCTCTCGTAAGCAAGAaggaaggtatatatatatatatatatattggaaaagGAAAGGGAAATGAATAAAGAGACGTTAATAAATATGTTGTCGAAAAATGAAAATTCTTTACTTGGCATTTTAGAAACGAATTTGAATAAACGTTTTTTTCAAATTATATTGCGTAACTTGAGCACCACTCTTAAAGTAGAATTACAATCACCGACATTTTATCACAGCAGCAATTGACCAGATTAGCTACTTTGTTAAAGTCCTGTTGTTTTGCTTTTactaatcaaatcttatatatccaTTTCTCAGTTCCAATtcgatcacaaaaaaaaaaaaaaatcagttcTCATTTCGGCTTTCCATACATAATTTTCTTCTTCAACAGCAGTGAGCAAACACAGCTATTTTTGTGAATCTGTAATATTTAATGAAGAAAAAATTAAATGAGAT harbors:
- the LOC139882614 gene encoding uncharacterized mitochondrial protein AtMg00810-like, encoding MIDELKQTLHDHFKLKDLGDLKYFLGMEISRSDSGIVMNQRKYALELINDTGLSAVRPVSTPFEQNSKLTTKEYDDLIEKQSDGRIRTIDQLLDDPGKYKRLVGRLLYLTITRPDIAYSVNHISQFMHQPKESHFQAALRIVKYVKRNPGKGLFMQKENSLEIRAYCDSDWASCILSQRSITGYCIKLGESIISWKSRK
- the LOC139882617 gene encoding putative disease resistance protein At1g50180 produces the protein MAESIVSSVISTLGSLLADEAKFLYGAKDQVEETQRDLILLQSYLRDADKRQHDSDLVRVVLSEIRELAYDAEDVIESFVLKIASRRGNGFMKVVKRYACICKEWKQLHGVVCEIQAIRGKISMHANNLRNQGIQPITGSESSSSSTTSRGDQLWRKTYAHGEEYVIGLKEDAKALAAELVDQRKESRVVSICGMGGIGKTTLAKKVFHLEEVRNHFNAFAWVFISQQFSAGEVLKKLLSQLSTTRSNELTDEEMVEKLYEVQKKKRCLVVLDDIWTNEAWNVLRPAFPLQNGSSKILVTSRNRDLASHADPRGFIHDIKCLNDEESWELFKTKSLLTENNKGKVELGKEIMRKCGGLPLALVVIGRLLSKMHTLVEWTKISKSLESYLRTELSVHKILELSYHELPYHLKPCFQYLSHYPEDFDIPARELMQLWIGEGFIPSGQDTEETMEDVAEAYLGQLIDRCVVQVGKLSWTGRVKSCRLHDLIRDLSISISKQESFLDNIDSFQDDITRPIRRLSVTTGNIAQVLNKQNMVHLRSFLLLAPDGVLASNDQLGDMVQKYKFLRVLKLARIYGSITLPEAIGSLIHLKFLTVTSYIDEREVEIHIPSSISDLSCLLTLGMGMSGRIIKKLNIAFASDVIWKMKRLRHLEFPSLCSLVGGVNKLHLRGMSNLHTIKYISVEWFDVEELKELTNLRKLQLVEVDSSFIERLNSVLHNNSSRGGGGVLNHLSTLSLSCRDDINISGIVSSPLLPALTKLHVEGRLTKLPAAHELRAKLTCLYLWWSHLEEDPMPTLEQLPSLEKLRLDDDTFIGEEMVCSDGGFPQLKTLIIHRCEKLKEFTIHKGAMCVLSHLEISECLELKKVPRHLRNLQFPTVYSLVGGVNRLHLHGMSNLHTAENISAEWLDVEELKELTNLMKLKLVDVEPSFIERIRVHGRLTNLPSASEFREKLACLFLHESELREDPMPTLEQLSSLEKLRLGEDTFHGRVMVCSDGGSDMCSLPFGDIKIQQITESSKWIEPRQCPSKTDYQ